A single genomic interval of Saccharothrix saharensis harbors:
- a CDS encoding PaaI family thioesterase, which translates to MTSIQERLYPTLPCFGCGHGNPDGLRLRSYPAQDGLVTATFTPWPAHDNGLGFLNGGIICTLLDCHSAAAVMLEAEQRGWEPLGDAALSYVTAGLDVRYLRPAPLTEPVELRAVVTASSEAEMTVDVSLVWDGKNRAEATARWKRWRPRAAVGG; encoded by the coding sequence GTGACCAGCATCCAGGAGCGCCTGTACCCGACCCTGCCGTGCTTCGGCTGCGGCCACGGCAATCCCGATGGGCTGCGACTGCGCAGCTACCCGGCGCAGGACGGGCTGGTGACCGCGACGTTCACGCCGTGGCCTGCGCACGACAACGGCCTGGGCTTCCTCAACGGCGGCATCATCTGCACGCTCCTGGACTGCCACAGCGCCGCCGCCGTGATGCTGGAGGCCGAGCAGCGGGGGTGGGAGCCGCTCGGGGACGCCGCCCTGTCCTACGTGACCGCCGGCCTGGACGTCCGCTACCTGAGGCCGGCGCCGCTGACCGAACCGGTGGAGCTGCGGGCCGTGGTCACGGCGTCGTCCGAGGCGGAGATGACCGTGGACGTCTCGCTCGTGTGGGACGGCAAGAACCGTGCCGAGGCGACGGCGCGCTGGAAGCGGTGGCGGCCCCGGGCTGCGGTCGGCGGCTGA
- a CDS encoding (2Fe-2S)-binding protein: MRITVTVNGRTRSADCEPRRTLADFLRYDLGLTGVHVGCEQGACGSCTVLLDGATARSCCVLAVQADGSDITTVEGMATTSLSPLQESFRRHHALQCGFCTPGMLAVATELLRDNPEPTEAEIRTAIAGNLCRCTGYHAIVTAIAAAARGGDGGSPPSPPEA; encoded by the coding sequence GTGAGGATCACCGTGACCGTGAACGGCCGGACGCGGTCGGCCGACTGCGAACCGCGCCGCACGCTCGCCGACTTCCTCCGGTACGACCTGGGCCTCACCGGCGTGCACGTCGGCTGCGAGCAGGGCGCGTGCGGCTCGTGCACGGTCCTGCTGGACGGCGCGACGGCCCGCTCGTGCTGCGTCCTGGCCGTCCAGGCGGACGGCTCGGACATCACCACGGTGGAGGGCATGGCGACCACGTCCCTGAGCCCCCTCCAGGAGTCCTTCCGCCGCCACCACGCCCTGCAATGCGGGTTCTGCACGCCCGGGATGCTCGCGGTGGCCACCGAGCTGCTGCGCGACAACCCGGAGCCGACCGAGGCCGAGATCCGCACCGCGATCGCCGGCAACCTGTGCCGCTGCACCGGCTACCACGCCATCGTCACGGCCATCGCCGCCGCCGCGCGGGGCGGGGACGGCGGCAGCCCGCCGTCCCCGCCCGAAGCCTGA
- a CDS encoding MarR family winged helix-turn-helix transcriptional regulator encodes MPDRPVRGAAEPPGFELPLLLFAGFRSLIDQLHAELAVRGHPDLRPAYGFAMQAIGVRGATATEIGRRLGVSKQAAGKTVDRLEALGYVERVDDPGDGRCKLIRLTPRGLDSLARAAEVFDELRARWVERLGADGVARLESSLRTVVPDAGFPVDVPGWFG; translated from the coding sequence ATGCCTGACCGGCCCGTTCGGGGTGCCGCCGAGCCGCCGGGCTTCGAGCTGCCGCTGCTGCTGTTCGCCGGTTTCCGGTCGCTGATCGACCAGCTGCACGCCGAGCTGGCCGTGCGCGGGCACCCCGACCTGCGGCCCGCGTACGGGTTCGCGATGCAGGCGATCGGCGTGCGCGGCGCGACCGCCACCGAGATCGGACGACGCCTCGGCGTCTCGAAGCAGGCCGCCGGCAAGACCGTGGACCGGCTCGAGGCGCTCGGCTACGTGGAACGCGTCGACGACCCCGGCGACGGTCGGTGCAAGCTGATCCGGCTCACCCCCCGCGGGCTCGACTCACTGGCCCGGGCGGCGGAGGTCTTCGACGAGCTGCGGGCCCGGTGGGTGGAGCGCCTGGGCGCGGACGGTGTCGCGCGGCTGGAGTCGTCCCTGCGCACGGTCGTGCCCGACGCCGGTTTCCCGGTCGACGTGCCCGGCTGGTTCGGTTGA
- a CDS encoding FAD binding domain-containing protein, producing the protein MKAAPFDYVRASSAEAAVEALRGGGVALAGGQSLIPLLNARSRRPRVVVDVSRLPLTRIEQDGPALALGALTRLRAAETSPVVRRTVPLLAEALTHVGHVSVRNRGTVGGSVAHADPAAELPAVLLALDAVFSVLGPDGTRVVAARDFFLGRHRTALAAGELLTGIRVPLPPSTARHGLAELSRRPDDLAITAVFTSVVLADGVVADARIAVAGAGPTPIRAGAAENLLRGRAPTPDVLAAAADAAAAATDPVDDVHAPAAYRRDMAAVLTRRALREAVAG; encoded by the coding sequence GTGAAGGCCGCGCCGTTCGACTACGTGCGGGCGTCCAGCGCGGAGGCGGCGGTGGAGGCGCTGCGCGGCGGCGGGGTCGCGCTGGCGGGCGGCCAGAGCCTGATCCCGCTGCTGAACGCGCGGTCACGCCGGCCGCGGGTCGTGGTGGACGTGTCCCGGTTGCCGTTGACCCGCATCGAGCAGGACGGCCCGGCGCTGGCGCTCGGCGCGCTGACCCGGCTGCGCGCCGCCGAGACGTCCCCGGTCGTGCGCCGGACCGTGCCGCTGCTGGCCGAAGCGCTGACGCACGTCGGCCACGTGTCCGTGCGCAACCGCGGCACCGTCGGCGGCAGCGTCGCGCACGCCGACCCGGCGGCGGAACTGCCCGCGGTCCTCCTCGCGCTGGACGCGGTCTTCTCGGTCCTGGGCCCCGACGGCACCAGGGTCGTCGCCGCGCGTGACTTCTTCCTCGGCCGCCACCGGACCGCGCTGGCAGCCGGCGAACTGCTCACCGGCATCCGCGTCCCGCTGCCGCCCTCGACGGCCCGGCACGGCCTGGCCGAGCTGAGCCGACGCCCCGACGACCTGGCGATCACGGCGGTGTTCACGTCGGTCGTGCTCGCCGACGGCGTCGTCGCCGACGCGCGCATCGCCGTCGCGGGGGCGGGGCCGACCCCGATCCGGGCCGGTGCGGCGGAGAACCTCCTGCGCGGCCGAGCGCCGACGCCCGACGTGCTGGCGGCGGCGGCCGACGCGGCGGCCGCCGCGACCGACCCGGTGGACGACGTGCACGCCCCGGCCGCGTACCGCCGCGACATGGCGGCCGTGCTCACCCGTCGGGCGCTGCGAGAGGCGGTGGCCGGGTGA
- a CDS encoding xanthine dehydrogenase family protein molybdopterin-binding subunit produces MTVGGGLIGARVSRAEDVRLLTGRAVFLDDVRPPGLLEAAILRSPHPHARIVRVDTAAAAAHPGVVAVVTGAEVRALVRRPQPVIWRVAPDAPEPATYPLAVDKVLYSGHGVAAVAAVDRATAEDALELIDVEYAPLPAVTTLEQALAPDAPRLHEDWPDNVAGRAVVAQGDVDAAFAGADVVLRETFRFARQLGAPLETRGAVATWDPFTSHLDVWLNTQSPHLVRELFAEVLGVAVDKVRVRVPDIGGGFGNKSGFYGDEVVAAVLSRLSGRPVKYVEDRRESFVATVHAREQRIDVELAARADGTITGLRGTVHGVLGAHFSMVGLSPVWTTAAVMAGPYAIPAVRLDVVGVVTNKTPYGAYRGYGLPKANFVHEHMVETLARHLGLDPHDVRRRNFVTDFPHQSPVFVYDSGRYAECLDLCRDAVRRAGWAERVADARARGGHIGIGYAFHNEVSAFAPSRIVNMSGLDHSGFDEAAVRIDSTGHVSVHTGQTSMGQGIHTALAQVAAHVLDVPLEHVTVVSGDTDSAPYTGYGTAASRAAAVGGAAVLNAATRLRAKVLRIAAHVFEASPDDLVISEGVVSVKGVPGRTVTLADIGDAAYRRPHGVLPEDEAPTLHEREVYDPVNVATAFGCTAVLASVDVETGVVDLLGYLIAHDCGTVINPMIVDGQLQGGAAQAIGGALYERLAYGASGEPLTRSFAEYLLPTATVVPPFGISHMETPADHIPGGFKGAGEAGVIGGGAAIAHAVQDALAEFGVRITSLPITPPDLLAAIRAGSDR; encoded by the coding sequence GTGACCGTGGGCGGAGGCCTGATCGGCGCACGGGTGAGCCGTGCGGAGGACGTGCGGCTGCTCACCGGGCGGGCCGTGTTCCTCGACGACGTGCGGCCGCCCGGCCTGCTGGAAGCGGCGATCCTGCGCAGCCCGCACCCGCACGCCCGGATCGTGCGCGTCGACACGGCGGCGGCGGCCGCCCACCCCGGCGTGGTCGCCGTGGTCACGGGCGCGGAGGTGCGGGCGCTGGTGCGACGGCCGCAGCCGGTGATCTGGCGCGTCGCACCCGACGCGCCGGAGCCGGCCACGTACCCGCTCGCCGTCGACAAGGTGCTCTACAGCGGCCACGGCGTCGCGGCCGTCGCGGCGGTCGACCGGGCCACCGCCGAGGACGCCCTGGAGCTGATCGACGTCGAGTACGCGCCGCTGCCCGCCGTGACGACGCTGGAGCAGGCGCTCGCGCCGGACGCGCCCCGGCTGCACGAGGACTGGCCGGACAACGTCGCCGGCCGCGCGGTGGTGGCGCAGGGCGACGTGGACGCCGCGTTCGCGGGGGCCGACGTGGTGCTGCGGGAGACGTTCCGGTTCGCCCGGCAGCTCGGCGCACCGCTGGAGACGCGGGGCGCGGTCGCCACGTGGGACCCGTTCACCTCGCACCTGGACGTGTGGCTGAACACCCAGAGCCCGCACCTGGTCCGCGAGCTGTTCGCCGAGGTGCTCGGCGTGGCGGTGGACAAGGTGCGGGTGCGCGTGCCCGACATCGGCGGCGGTTTCGGCAACAAGTCGGGGTTCTACGGCGACGAGGTGGTGGCCGCGGTGCTGTCCCGGCTGTCCGGGCGGCCGGTGAAGTACGTCGAGGACCGGCGGGAGAGCTTCGTCGCCACCGTGCACGCCCGGGAGCAGCGCATCGACGTCGAGCTGGCGGCCCGCGCCGACGGCACCATCACCGGCCTGCGCGGCACCGTGCACGGCGTGCTGGGCGCGCACTTCAGCATGGTCGGCCTGAGCCCGGTGTGGACGACGGCGGCGGTGATGGCCGGGCCGTACGCCATCCCCGCGGTCCGGCTGGACGTCGTCGGCGTCGTCACCAACAAGACACCCTACGGCGCGTACCGCGGCTACGGCCTGCCCAAGGCGAACTTCGTGCACGAGCATATGGTGGAAACCCTCGCCCGGCACCTCGGCCTGGACCCGCACGACGTGCGGCGGCGCAACTTCGTGACCGACTTCCCCCATCAGAGCCCGGTGTTCGTCTACGACAGCGGGCGGTACGCCGAGTGCCTCGACCTGTGCCGCGACGCCGTGCGCCGGGCCGGGTGGGCGGAACGGGTGGCCGACGCGCGGGCCCGCGGTGGTCACATCGGGATCGGCTACGCCTTCCACAACGAGGTGTCGGCGTTCGCGCCGTCCCGGATCGTGAACATGTCGGGCCTGGACCACTCCGGGTTCGACGAAGCCGCGGTGCGCATCGACTCGACCGGGCACGTCAGCGTCCACACCGGGCAGACGTCCATGGGACAGGGCATCCACACGGCGCTGGCGCAGGTCGCCGCGCACGTCCTCGACGTGCCGCTGGAGCACGTCACGGTCGTCTCGGGCGACACGGACTCCGCGCCTTACACGGGGTACGGCACGGCGGCCAGCCGGGCCGCGGCCGTCGGCGGCGCGGCCGTCCTCAACGCCGCGACCCGCCTGCGCGCCAAGGTGCTGCGCATCGCCGCGCACGTGTTCGAGGCCTCGCCGGACGACCTGGTGATCTCCGAGGGCGTGGTGTCGGTCAAGGGCGTGCCGGGGCGGACCGTGACCCTCGCCGACATCGGCGACGCGGCCTACCGGCGGCCGCACGGCGTGCTGCCCGAGGACGAGGCGCCGACGCTGCACGAGCGCGAGGTGTACGACCCGGTGAACGTCGCCACGGCGTTCGGCTGCACGGCCGTGCTGGCCTCCGTCGACGTGGAGACCGGTGTGGTGGACCTGCTGGGCTACCTCATCGCGCACGACTGCGGCACGGTGATCAACCCGATGATCGTGGACGGCCAGCTCCAGGGCGGCGCGGCGCAGGCCATCGGCGGCGCGTTGTACGAGCGGCTGGCCTACGGCGCCTCGGGCGAGCCGCTGACCCGGTCGTTCGCCGAGTACCTGCTGCCGACGGCCACCGTCGTGCCGCCGTTCGGCATCAGCCACATGGAGACACCCGCCGACCACATCCCGGGCGGGTTCAAGGGCGCCGGGGAGGCCGGGGTGATCGGTGGCGGTGCGGCGATCGCGCACGCCGTGCAGGACGCGCTGGCGGAGTTCGGCGTGCGGATCACGTCGCTGCCGATCACACCGCCGGACCTGCTGGCCGCGATCCGCGCCGGGAGCGACCGGTGA
- a CDS encoding AfsR/SARP family transcriptional regulator encodes MLAVQVLGPLRVRRDGVVLALGPAGRRAVLGLLALAHGKPVTRAELVDALWGERPPPSATNVLHTHVKHLRRLLEPERGRRAPSTTIPAVDDGYALALPPDAVDVVRFRSLVARADPARAGDPHHAAELLGRALALWHGRPLADVPVLAGHPGVVTLDGERRAALARYAEVMIGAGAARDVLPALVEHAAEHALDEAMQALLVRAYTASGQRDRAFDTYNAVRRNLTEELGVGPGPELSAAYLAALEEPAGDSAAAPAKPRTPGAPVNQLPGDVAGFTGRQAELAALDRVPAAGRAGVPIVVVCGTAGVGKTALALHWAHRIRSEFPDGQLYLDLRGYDPRSPVAAEDALTRLLDGLGVTGADVPVDPDQRAARYRAELADRRVLVVLDNAAGVDQVRPLLPGTSSCLVLVTSRNSLAGLVAVHGAHRVDVDLLPVPDSVALLRALIGERVRGEPGAAAELAARCGRLPLALRVAAELAASRPGSSLAELTGELADRRRRLRVLDVGDDVRAAVRTVFSWSYQQLRPRLALAFRRLGLHPGADVTPFALAALTGRDPDEARADLESLARNHLAQPAGGGRFTVHDLLRAYAEELAGEHDPEPERTAAVERLLDHHLAAASAASDLLHPADRPYRPDVPVTLPLPFTTGDAARAWLDAERSTLVALCRFAEHDDRPRFAVDLANTLYRYLEGGHYADALTVHGCALRAARRAGEDGMLAAASTNLGALRRLLGDYDQAAGHLREAIERHRRTGDQHGAARALSNLGVVQERLGEHEEAASLHEEALALHRRSGNRYGEASALLNLGNVHSRPGHHADAVEPLERALDLFGRLDDAVGQASALSNLGDVCASLRRYPDAVRHLSRAQELFQRLDHSYGVAVTLSNLGNVHARLGDWARAHRCYTAALDGFRDIGHRYGEASALNGLGEALCLAGRPDDARAAHIDALRIATGTGDRDEQDRARAGLGVVRQRV; translated from the coding sequence GTGCTGGCCGTCCAAGTGCTCGGACCTCTGCGGGTCCGGCGTGACGGCGTCGTGCTGGCGCTCGGACCGGCCGGGCGCAGGGCTGTGCTCGGCCTGCTGGCCCTCGCGCACGGCAAGCCGGTGACCCGCGCCGAGCTGGTCGACGCGCTGTGGGGCGAACGACCGCCGCCCAGCGCGACCAACGTCCTGCACACGCACGTCAAGCACCTGCGGCGGCTGCTGGAACCCGAGCGCGGTCGCCGCGCGCCGAGCACGACCATCCCGGCCGTGGACGACGGGTACGCGCTGGCCCTGCCGCCGGACGCGGTGGACGTGGTGCGGTTCCGCTCGCTGGTGGCCCGCGCCGACCCGGCCCGGGCCGGCGATCCCCACCACGCCGCCGAGCTGCTGGGCCGGGCCTTGGCGCTGTGGCACGGCCGTCCGCTGGCCGACGTGCCGGTGCTGGCCGGTCACCCCGGCGTCGTCACGCTGGACGGTGAGCGCCGGGCCGCGTTGGCCCGCTACGCCGAGGTGATGATCGGCGCCGGTGCGGCGCGCGACGTGCTGCCCGCGCTGGTCGAGCACGCCGCCGAGCACGCGCTGGACGAGGCGATGCAGGCGCTGCTCGTCCGGGCTTACACCGCTTCCGGTCAGCGCGACCGGGCGTTCGACACCTACAACGCGGTGCGCCGCAACCTCACCGAGGAACTCGGCGTCGGTCCCGGCCCGGAATTGAGCGCCGCCTACCTGGCCGCGCTCGAAGAACCAGCCGGGGACAGCGCCGCCGCACCGGCGAAACCGCGAACGCCCGGCGCGCCGGTGAACCAGCTCCCCGGGGACGTGGCCGGTTTCACCGGCAGGCAGGCGGAGCTCGCCGCGCTCGACCGGGTGCCGGCCGCCGGGCGGGCCGGGGTGCCGATCGTCGTCGTGTGCGGCACGGCCGGTGTCGGCAAGACCGCGCTCGCGCTGCACTGGGCCCACCGCATCCGGTCGGAGTTCCCCGACGGGCAGCTGTACCTGGACCTGCGCGGCTACGACCCGCGGTCGCCGGTGGCGGCGGAGGACGCCCTGACCCGCCTGCTCGACGGTCTCGGCGTCACCGGCGCGGACGTCCCGGTCGACCCCGACCAGCGCGCCGCGCGCTACCGCGCCGAGCTCGCCGACCGGCGGGTGCTGGTCGTGCTCGACAACGCGGCCGGCGTCGACCAGGTGCGGCCGCTGCTGCCCGGCACGTCGAGCTGCCTGGTCCTGGTGACCAGCCGCAACAGCCTGGCGGGCCTGGTCGCGGTGCACGGCGCGCACCGGGTCGACGTGGACCTGCTGCCCGTGCCGGACTCGGTGGCGTTGCTGCGCGCGTTGATCGGCGAGCGGGTGCGCGGGGAACCGGGGGCCGCGGCCGAGCTGGCCGCGCGGTGCGGCCGGTTGCCGCTCGCGCTGCGCGTCGCCGCCGAGCTGGCCGCGTCCCGGCCGGGCAGCTCGTTGGCCGAGCTGACCGGCGAGCTGGCCGACCGGCGGCGAAGGCTGCGCGTGCTCGACGTCGGCGACGACGTGCGCGCCGCCGTGCGGACCGTGTTCTCGTGGTCCTACCAGCAGTTGCGGCCGCGGCTCGCGCTCGCGTTCCGGCGGTTGGGGCTGCACCCGGGCGCGGACGTGACGCCGTTCGCGCTCGCCGCCCTCACCGGCCGTGATCCGGACGAGGCGCGTGCGGACCTGGAGTCGTTGGCGCGCAACCACCTGGCGCAGCCGGCGGGCGGCGGCCGGTTCACCGTGCACGACCTGCTGCGCGCCTACGCCGAGGAGCTGGCCGGGGAGCACGACCCGGAGCCGGAGCGGACCGCCGCCGTCGAACGGTTGCTGGACCACCACCTGGCCGCCGCGTCGGCGGCGTCGGACCTGCTCCACCCGGCCGACCGCCCCTACCGGCCGGACGTCCCCGTGACGCTGCCGCTCCCGTTCACCACCGGCGACGCCGCACGTGCCTGGCTCGACGCCGAGCGGTCCACGCTCGTCGCCCTGTGCCGCTTCGCCGAGCACGACGACCGGCCGCGGTTCGCGGTCGACCTGGCGAACACGCTGTACCGGTACCTGGAGGGCGGTCACTACGCGGACGCCTTGACCGTCCACGGGTGCGCGTTGCGCGCCGCCCGGCGGGCGGGTGAGGACGGCATGCTGGCCGCCGCGTCGACCAACCTCGGCGCGTTGCGGCGGCTGCTCGGTGACTACGACCAGGCGGCCGGGCACCTGCGCGAGGCGATCGAGCGGCACCGGCGCACCGGCGACCAGCACGGCGCGGCCCGGGCGTTGTCGAACCTCGGCGTCGTCCAGGAACGGCTCGGCGAGCACGAGGAGGCCGCGTCGCTGCACGAGGAGGCGCTGGCCCTGCACCGGAGGTCGGGCAACCGCTACGGCGAGGCGTCGGCGCTGCTCAACCTCGGCAACGTGCACAGCCGCCCCGGTCACCACGCCGACGCGGTCGAGCCCCTGGAACGCGCGCTGGACCTGTTCGGCCGGCTCGACGACGCGGTCGGCCAGGCCAGCGCGTTGTCCAACCTCGGCGACGTGTGCGCGAGCCTGCGGCGCTACCCCGACGCGGTCCGCCACCTCTCCCGGGCGCAGGAGCTGTTCCAGCGCCTGGACCACAGCTACGGCGTGGCCGTGACGCTGAGCAACCTGGGCAACGTGCACGCCCGGCTCGGCGACTGGGCCCGGGCGCACCGCTGCTACACGGCCGCCCTGGACGGGTTCCGCGACATCGGCCACCGGTACGGCGAGGCGAGCGCCCTGAACGGCCTCGGCGAGGCCCTGTGCCTGGCGGGCCGGCCGGACGACGCCCGCGCCGCGCACATCGACGCCCTGCGGATCGCCACCGGGACCGGAGACCGGGACGAGCAGGACCGCGCCCGTGCGGGGCTGGGAGTCGTCCGCCAGCGCGTGTGA
- a CDS encoding MFS transporter, translated as MRLRELHPNLRLRIAVAFVERALNTIITPLMAIYLAGEVGAARAGLLIGAAVVLAVAASLVGGPVADGRGRRLPLLVGTAGTAVAFLGMAAASSPWWGSAPAVFAFYVLNNAVSHFAVPANEAMIVDVTPTGHRKAVYTLQYWTVNAALAAGALVASFLYSGYFTAMLTVAAAIAGVAALVSLKYLTETMPESVGRPRFRELLRGYADAVRNRPFLRLVAGMTLWLGLETQLVGYIGVHLAQTHPQRREWLALGPWHVHLNGVEVLGVLRAENTLLIVVLAAFSHRLARGLADRPRVHLGIALFAAGNAALVLAADLVVLVLAVLVLTIGELLHIPVMQAMLADLVPEHARTRYLAVFKLDVQGGLLISAAGISAGAVLPPWGMAVGFGVLAALIVTSYRPLLARRAVGTST; from the coding sequence ATGCGGTTGCGGGAGCTGCACCCGAACCTCCGGTTGCGCATCGCCGTGGCGTTCGTCGAACGCGCGCTGAACACGATCATCACCCCGCTCATGGCCATCTACCTGGCCGGCGAGGTCGGCGCGGCGCGGGCCGGCCTGCTGATCGGGGCGGCGGTCGTGCTCGCGGTGGCCGCGAGCCTGGTCGGCGGGCCGGTCGCGGACGGCCGGGGCAGGCGGCTGCCGCTGCTGGTCGGCACGGCGGGCACCGCGGTCGCGTTCCTGGGCATGGCGGCGGCCAGCTCGCCGTGGTGGGGCTCGGCCCCGGCGGTGTTCGCGTTCTACGTGCTCAACAACGCGGTGTCGCACTTCGCCGTGCCCGCGAACGAGGCGATGATCGTCGACGTCACGCCGACCGGGCACCGCAAGGCCGTCTACACCCTCCAGTACTGGACGGTGAACGCCGCGCTCGCCGCGGGCGCGCTGGTCGCGAGCTTCCTCTACAGCGGGTACTTCACCGCGATGCTGACCGTCGCGGCGGCGATCGCGGGCGTGGCGGCGCTCGTGAGCCTGAAGTACCTGACCGAGACCATGCCGGAGTCGGTCGGCCGGCCCCGGTTCCGCGAGCTGCTGCGCGGCTACGCCGACGCGGTGCGGAACCGGCCGTTCCTGCGGCTCGTCGCGGGCATGACGCTGTGGCTCGGTCTGGAGACCCAGCTCGTCGGCTACATCGGCGTGCACCTCGCGCAGACCCACCCGCAGCGGCGCGAGTGGCTCGCGCTCGGGCCGTGGCACGTCCACCTGAACGGGGTGGAGGTGCTGGGCGTGCTGCGCGCCGAGAACACGCTGCTGATCGTGGTGCTGGCGGCGTTCTCGCACCGGCTGGCGCGCGGGCTCGCCGACCGGCCCCGAGTCCACCTCGGCATCGCCCTGTTCGCCGCGGGCAACGCGGCCCTGGTCCTCGCCGCCGACCTGGTCGTGCTGGTGCTCGCCGTGCTCGTGCTGACCATCGGCGAGCTGCTGCACATCCCGGTGATGCAGGCGATGCTGGCCGACCTGGTGCCCGAGCACGCCCGCACCCGCTACCTGGCGGTGTTCAAGCTCGACGTCCAGGGCGGGCTGCTGATCTCGGCCGCGGGGATCAGCGCGGGCGCGGTGCTGCCGCCGTGGGGGATGGCGGTGGGGTTCGGCGTGCTGGCGGCGCTGATCGTCACGTCCTACCGGCCCCTGCTCGCCCGGCGGGCGGTCGGCACGTCCACCTAG
- a CDS encoding DNRLRE domain-containing protein, with amino-acid sequence MVKRRSLLALGGAVVVALSALPATATAAPHHSRLSPVLASHTDSAAPHTAFAWSGQDVPLGRSEADGRPHVSRVYLTFDVTAFAGARISAATLRLQESTTADCAKRAIEVWETETATADPTWANAPERRRWVDDVTSTSLCVAHPSFDVAAVVRDAVERGRPRATLEVKVPWRYERDATYGRTLSGYHGAALTVEHNRVPSLVDQHRYHGGLACATTAPYPRLNQHFVTLEALPADLDPDDQRFGSGLAVDFALWAQDDPAARTEQRVPAETTRVARAQFPADLVTDGRTYSWQARVTDGVDTSAWSPPCHFTADAADPPTPAVTSANYPLDGSGWAPVGEPGVFTFDGGGDPDVAGFEWTWGEFSVPGCTFGELDRLICPDRFAERNTVRADRPGGTATVDLTPSGSGPVRLRVRSVDAAGRDSEPATFLVFVPGSGPGVSVVGGPPRFGQDVTLRVTPHADVAARTVDFTYRVDQQEPRVVQAGPDGTATVTFRADRESGHRVTVRSRSDNGWTSDEGSWSVHFPPWPGVTSEVYPDDGQPHGGEGVPGTFTFTPPPGWSDVAAYRYSFDYFEPHTEVAAGPDGTATITWTPPTPGWYSLSVYAVRPDGSVGTYDASYSFGVAWPR; translated from the coding sequence ATGGTCAAGCGAAGATCCCTGCTCGCGCTCGGCGGGGCGGTCGTCGTCGCGCTCTCCGCGTTGCCCGCGACCGCGACCGCCGCGCCGCACCACAGCCGGCTCAGTCCCGTGCTCGCATCCCACACGGACTCCGCCGCGCCGCACACCGCGTTCGCGTGGAGCGGTCAGGACGTGCCGTTGGGCAGGTCCGAGGCGGACGGCCGGCCGCACGTGTCCCGCGTGTACCTGACGTTCGACGTCACCGCGTTCGCGGGCGCGCGGATCAGTGCCGCCACGCTGCGCTTGCAGGAGAGCACGACCGCCGACTGCGCCAAGCGGGCGATCGAGGTGTGGGAAACGGAGACCGCCACCGCCGACCCGACCTGGGCGAACGCTCCGGAGCGGCGGCGGTGGGTGGACGACGTCACCTCCACCAGCCTGTGCGTCGCCCACCCGTCGTTCGACGTGGCGGCGGTCGTGCGCGACGCCGTCGAGCGGGGCAGGCCCAGGGCCACGCTGGAGGTCAAGGTGCCCTGGCGGTACGAGCGGGACGCGACCTACGGCCGCACGCTCTCCGGGTACCACGGCGCGGCGCTGACCGTGGAGCACAACCGGGTTCCGTCCCTCGTGGACCAGCACCGCTACCACGGTGGCCTGGCCTGCGCCACCACCGCCCCGTACCCGAGGCTGAACCAGCACTTCGTCACGCTCGAAGCGCTGCCCGCGGACCTCGACCCGGACGACCAGCGGTTCGGCTCCGGGCTCGCGGTCGACTTCGCGCTGTGGGCGCAGGACGACCCGGCGGCGCGGACCGAGCAGCGGGTGCCGGCCGAGACCACGCGGGTGGCGCGGGCGCAGTTCCCGGCGGACCTGGTCACCGACGGGCGCACCTACTCGTGGCAGGCCAGGGTCACCGACGGCGTCGACACGTCGGCGTGGTCGCCGCCGTGCCACTTCACCGCCGACGCCGCCGACCCTCCCACGCCCGCGGTGACGTCCGCCAACTACCCGCTCGACGGGTCCGGCTGGGCCCCGGTGGGCGAGCCGGGTGTGTTCACCTTCGACGGTGGCGGCGACCCGGACGTGGCCGGTTTCGAGTGGACCTGGGGCGAGTTCTCCGTGCCCGGCTGCACGTTCGGCGAGCTGGACCGGCTGATCTGCCCCGATCGGTTCGCCGAGCGGAACACCGTCCGCGCCGACCGGCCCGGCGGCACGGCCACCGTGGACCTCACCCCGTCCGGTTCCGGACCGGTCAGGCTGCGGGTCCGGTCCGTCGACGCGGCGGGCCGCGACTCGGAGCCGGCCACCTTCCTGGTCTTCGTGCCGGGCAGCGGTCCCGGGGTGTCCGTCGTGGGCGGGCCGCCCCGGTTCGGCCAGGACGTGACGCTGAGGGTCACGCCGCACGCGGACGTCGCCGCTCGCACGGTCGACTTCACCTACCGGGTCGACCAGCAGGAGCCGCGGGTCGTCCAGGCGGGCCCGGACGGCACGGCCACCGTCACGTTCCGCGCCGACCGGGAGAGCGGCCACCGGGTGACCGTGCGCAGCCGCAGCGACAACGGTTGGACGTCGGACGAGGGGTCCTGGTCGGTGCACTTCCCGCCGTGGCCGGGCGTCACGTCGGAGGTCTACCCGGACGACGGTCAGCCGCACGGCGGTGAGGGCGTGCCCGGCACGTTCACCTTCACGCCGCCGCCCGGCTGGTCCGACGTCGCCGCGTACCGGTACTCGTTCGACTACTTCGAGCCGCACACCGAGGTCGCCGCCGGTCCCGACGGCACCGCGACGATCACGTGGACCCCGCCGACGCCCGGCTGGTACAGCCTGAGCGTCTACGCGGTCCGGCCGGACGGCAGCGTCGGCACCTACGACGCCTCGTACTCGTTCGGCGTCGCCTGGCCCCGGTAG